GGTTTCATAGAATGAGATCAGCGATTTGCGGCGCCCGGCGGCGAGATGCCGCTTGTCGAGCAGCATGAACGCCAACGGATCGCGCGAGTCGCTCTCGGAATAGACGGTCGCCCAGCCTAAGTTCTGTGCGGTTAAACCGGCGCGCCCGGCGCTCATCGCCGTCCTTATGGCGGGCACGATCGTCTTTTCGTCGAAGTTGCCCTGCGCCAGGATCACCACGTCAGATTCGGCCCCCAGCTCACCCAGCCTTCCCGCGACCGCGAGCATGCCCAGTGCGTCGTGGTTTTCAAGCAGGGCGGATATCAGCTCCGCGGCCACCCCCTCCTTGCCTGCGACGATGGCTGAGACCCTGTCCGAGAGGGGGCCGTTGGATAGCGCCCTCGGGACGTCGACGGCTATGTAGAAATCCCTGTCCGCCGGCATCCAGCGCGCCAGCATGCCGAGCTTCGAACGCGTGCCGGCGGCAGGATCATAGGCGCGCCCTAGGAAGATATCGCTGGCGTCGCGCATGAAGAAGAGGGCCGTAGCGATGAGCGCGATGAGCACCGCGGCGTGTATGATGAACATCCTGGTCTTCTTTTTCATGACGCCTCCTGCCTGAGCCATGCCTCGATGAGCGAGGTTATCGACTGCCTTGCCTGCGAGGCGAGGTATTCCAGTTTGGGGAGTTTGAGGAGGTCGCATGGCCGCCTGAGCAAGCGGCCGGCCAGCGCGATCCCGTCTGTATTCCCCGACTCGTCGACGGCGCCGTCGAGGTCCGGGAACTCGTAATCCAACGGATCGAGCACCGCCCTCACGACTACATAGGGTATCCCGGCTGCGGAGCATACCCGGGCCAACGTCGCACTCTCCATGTCGATGGCCACGGCTTCGTGCTGCGTGCCGAGGAATGCCTTGTCAAAGGGCTCCCGCGCTATCTCGTCCACGGTCACGATCCCTGCCGACCTGTGCCTTATGCCCATCTCGCTGAGCAGAGTCTCGGCGCGGCCGGCCGCCGAAGGGGGCGGCTCGAATTTGTCTCCCGTCACGGAGTCGATCGCCGGGTTCGCTATTATCATGTCTCCGGCCTGGAGAGAGGGGTCTGCGCCGCCGCAGTAGCCGACGTGCAGGCAGAAGTCAGGTTTGTAGCGCTCCGCCAGGTAGCGCGCCGCCCGCTCCATGGCCTCGCGTCCTATGCCTGCGCGGACTAGGAGGATGGGCCTTTGCTCGTAGGTACCGCGCACGAATACGGAGGGCCGAAGATACAGGGATGCATCCACGGACATCTTCGAGCGGATGACGCGGAGCTCATCGTCCATCGCGGCAATTACAGCGAGCGGCACTTGGTGCATGCAGTTGTTTTAAAGGCAGCAATGCGTGAAGTCAATCGGCCAGTCGCGGTCCTCAGAAGATGGTCCAGCGGGCCATGGTAAGCGCGTCGCGGATGTTTGATGTGGTGGTGAGCGCCACGGTCGGCTCGAAGCCGCAGTGGCACATGCAGTTTTTGCATCGCGGGTCGCGGCCTGGGCCGTATTTCCCCCAGTCCACGTCCTTCATGAAGCCTTCGAAGGTGCTGTGGTGGCCGTCGGTGATGAGGTAGCAGGGCGCCTTCCAGCCGCAGTAGTTGTATGTCACGTTGCCCCACGGCGTGCATTCGAAGTCGCGTTTCCCCGCCAGGAAGTCGAGGAACAGCGGGGTGGACCATATCTTCCTGCCGCGTCCGGCGCGCCTGAGGATGCTGAACTTCTCCTTTATGGCGGAGCGCGTGAGGAACACGGACTGGTCTTCGACGTCCGAGTAATCGAACCCGGGGGAGATGAGCATGCCGTCGATGGAGAGCCCCTCCAGGAAATCGATCAGAGCCTCGATCTCGCCCGCGTCCGTCTGTCTGTAGATCGTGGTGTTCGTGCAGACTGAGAAGCCGGCCTTCTTCGCGGCGACGATCCCGGCCACCGCCTTGTCGAAGGCCCCCTTCCGCTCGACCACCGCGTCGTGCGTCGCGGCGAGCCCGTCCAGGTGCACGTTTATGTTGAAACGCTTGTGCGGCTTGAGCAGGGGGAGCTTCTTCTCCAGCGACTGGCCGTTGGTGCACAGATAGACCACCCGGCCGCGGCCGAGCGTTTCCTCGACGAGCTCCTTTATCCTGGGATACAGCAGCGGCTCGCCGCCGCAGATGGAGACCACCTGTGCCCCGCAATCGTCCACGGCCGCAAGGCACTGCTCTAGCGTGAGCATCTTTGAGGCGTGCTCCTTGTACTCGCGTATGCGGCCGCAGCCGGAGCATGTCAGATCGCACGCGAACAGCGGCTCCAGCATGAGCACCAGGGGGAAGCGCTTCTTCCCCTGGCCCTTCATGCGCCTGATATAGTTGGCGATCGAAATGGTCTGTCCCAGCGGGAATCTCATAGAGGCCGGGCTCTCTAGCACGCGAGGTCCTCAATTACAATCCATAGTTGAAGTTTTGCGCATTAGTGCTATTTGGAGCAAATGGCGCCGGGGAAACGGGCAGGGAGGGGGGTAAACCGGATGCAGGCGAAAAAAGGTGAGATATCGGCCATAGCGATCCGCGTGATCCTGCTCTCGGCCGCGATCGCAGCGATCTTGGCCGCGATCGCGTTTTTCACGCATCACTACA
This portion of the bacterium genome encodes:
- the hpnH gene encoding adenosyl-hopene transferase HpnH, which gives rise to MRFPLGQTISIANYIRRMKGQGKKRFPLVLMLEPLFACDLTCSGCGRIREYKEHASKMLTLEQCLAAVDDCGAQVVSICGGEPLLYPRIKELVEETLGRGRVVYLCTNGQSLEKKLPLLKPHKRFNINVHLDGLAATHDAVVERKGAFDKAVAGIVAAKKAGFSVCTNTTIYRQTDAGEIEALIDFLEGLSIDGMLISPGFDYSDVEDQSVFLTRSAIKEKFSILRRAGRGRKIWSTPLFLDFLAGKRDFECTPWGNVTYNYCGWKAPCYLITDGHHSTFEGFMKDVDWGKYGPGRDPRCKNCMCHCGFEPTVALTTTSNIRDALTMARWTIF